A genomic stretch from Cardiocondyla obscurior isolate alpha-2009 linkage group LG10, Cobs3.1, whole genome shotgun sequence includes:
- the Cnn gene encoding centrosomin isoform X4, translating into MARLGDGGSRTGYGRTMKEYEDELSNLKKENFQLKLRIYLLEEGNPARNGMNFSDEDVIKTNVELKEELEKLRNELMEKQVLLNQAARAFKLYEEQKAATARTQDEYQQSFEKEREKVIKLERELEGYREKEIDISTYYKETFGITPEQALKNAEKLRQMEELVFSLEAEMKQITGSLEEERNWAQELENERDQFRERLNMEIHLREEQDNNREKIFKELCDEVKELKDQVLKKDCIIEQYKNDLVEKDRLVKQKNTLLEEKCQAYEEISQVSEKRKKQIIQLRGSVKTRDDALTEINIKHRALLSQCENNYGKRSPPNSPSALTSCANDCLSLSMGQKVPCVQSTTKYDDSFDSEWNKELVAANSLSSPLENGNSKEIRHLIKELEERDNKLKQVEDIRKQLILKLCNAQKEAENSNQKLKKIELEHQKAIKAIQGFIEREQEMEKTNFYKERQIVELETELRKKRNNNGLVSLKDLGVKNADDIENDSKQQRFEEMESKISDLRDQIETIKAEKNLLEKRTQVEFKEFQVRLLDKEQTIEDLKMEKQIITEDLKTKIAELDKLKHVNEINNVNETNTTYYCDDTLGKEDLVEQLNQRNAEIEEKNSKIEQLTKELQVSTQNLQMLINTELWSKNKEIAKLHNHMTASYNDKNRNKPDIIQETGSSLQLTSLIHELNEIGVKVNFTNDIVQLNYINGDETVDVKMLSESVQRLTNQRNDLEKEVDYLKWLKLVSKPDIAAEIDGCGNEMERARKYCELLRTHLKDLVKFMKEMLKNTDRADTIGNEHKKIVLDVLLNSRILSDDFVRALEGMSMQGGAIVNDKIEDSVAKSRSGNVVETSKNQGSQSDSETFSEPDRTVSMARIGLQEKQHKNLSRSRFTKYTKACSDSEDSADYMSYYKIYQNDLSDLDASHQIQELKETNNMLYSELNALRNDLITKASFDYVIDEKLTPFITKLEKSQKSCEKLQISLEKRIHEFHTLRKENKQNSVRKMHLEKKINDVEQIASEITKQKTELLQYKENTERKTTETLVILNKENESLRARIKQLEEETETAKTTISTLRKELDHLTLSHSQILVENTKLTNDKLRLEQDIRKMENRYDVSIRSLHKKFSKEICDLNQINDSHRARVRELETANKEFRRHMAMCEASDSTASSSGVSSIPTDATLKRTCDILQEYQSYNGPQFWQSTNYSALGGRSKSSCSPDLGIESDAAVTTMRPLKDTLKITESMTNLLSDEDSNHRTHDSNSESPLPIEGLEEVEALKQENEALKRRLMKTRKALEDTFEHLAASNKNKKNVEKAIVKQLMVTKGILKKTRTFEEPLDN; encoded by the exons ATGGCACGATTAGGAgatggtggaagtagaacgggTTACGGTAGAACTATGAAAGAATACGAGGATGAATTGAGTAATCTAAAGAAGGAGAATTTCCAATTGAAACTGCGAATTTATCTCCTCGAAGAGGGAAATCCCGCAAGAAATGGCATGAATTTTTCTGACGAAGATGTGATTAAAACAAATGTAGAATTAAAG GAAGAGTTGGAGAAATTGAGAAATGAATTAATGGAGAAACAGGTTCTTCTTAATCAGGCAGCTAgagcttttaaattatatgaagAACAGAAAGCGGCAACTGCTCGCACTCAAGATGAATATCAACAATCGTTtgaaaaagaacgagagaaagtaATTAAGCTCGAAAGAG aATTAGAAGGATATcgagaaaaggaaatagaTATATCCACGTATTACAAGGAAACATTTGGTATTACTCCAGAACAAGCATTAAAAAATGCTGAGAAGTTACGACAAATGGAAGAACTAGTGTTTTCTCTTGAAGCAGAG ATGAAACAGATAACTGGCAGTTTGGAAGAAGAACGCAATTGGGCACAAGAACTTGAAAACGAAAGAGATCAATTTAGAGAACGATTAAATATGGAAATACATCTGCGAGAAGAGCAAGATAATaatcgagaaaaaatttttaaagaactaTGCGATGAAGTAAAGGAGCTGAAGGATCAAGTGTTGAAAAAAGATTGTATTATAGAACAATATAAAAACGATCTCGTCGAAAAAGATAGACTGGTCAAACAAAAGAATACGTTATTAGAAGAGAAGTGTCAGGCTTATGAAGAAATCAGTCAGGTGtccgaaaaaagaaagaaacaaattattcAATTGAGAGGATCAGTAAAAACGCGCGATGATGCTCTCACAGAGATTAACATTAAGCATCGTGCACTGTTATCAcag tgtgaaaataattacggcaAGCGTTCACCACCCAATAGTCCTTCAGCTTTAACTTCATGTGCAAACGATTGTTTATCGTTATCTATGGGACAGAAAGTACCTTGTGTTCAAAGTACAACGAAGTATGACGATTCTTTTGATAGCGAATGGAATAAAGAACTAGTGGCAGCGAATAGTTTGAGCTCACCATTAGAAAATGGAAATTCCAAAGAAATTAGGCATCTAATAAAG GAACTGGAGGAAAGggacaataaattaaaacaggTTGAAGATATTAGAAAAcaactaatattaaaattgtgcaACGCTCAGAAGGAAGCAGAAAACTCGAATCAAAAACTGAAAAAGATAGAACTCGAGCACCAGAAGGCCATTAAAGCGATACAAGGTTTTATAGAGCGAGAacaagaaatggaaaaaactAATTTCTACAAAGAACGTCAGATTGTGGAATTGGAGACTGAGTTacgtaagaaaagaaataacaacGGTCTCGTTTCGTTAAAGGATCTCGGTGTTAAGAACGCAGACGATATTGAAAACGACTCTAAACAG CAACGTTTCGAAGAAATGGAAAGCAAGATTAGCGACTTGCGGGATCAAATTGAGACGATAAAAGCTGAGAAAAATCTTCTGGAGAAACGTACGCAAGTCGAGTTCAAa GAATTTCAAGTTCGCCTTCTCGATAAGGAGCAAACGATTGAAGATCTGAAGATGGAGAAACAGATCATTACGGAAGATTTAAAAACCAAAATTGCTGAACTCGATAAGCTTAAGCATGTCAATGAGATAAATAATGTGAATGAAACTAACACCACATATTATTGTGACGATACCTTGGGGAAAGAAGATCTGGTTGAACAATTAAATCAACGAAATGCCGAGATCGAGGAAAAGAATAGTAAGATCGAACAGTTGACGAAGGAACTGCAAGTATCGACTCAGAATTTGCAAATGCTAATCAACACAGAACTGTGGAGTAAGAATAAGGAAATTGCCAAGCTGCACAATCATATGACAGCATCGTATAATGATAAGAACCGTAATAAACCCGACATTATCCAAGAAACTGGCAGCAGCTTGCAATTGACAAGTTTGATTCACGAATTGAACGAGATCGGGGTTAAAGTAAATTTCACAAATGATATCGTTCAACTCAATTACATAAATGGAGATGAAACGGTAGACGTAAAGATGTTAAGTGAAAGCGTTCAGAGGCTGACGAACCAACGAAACGATCTAGAAAAAGAAGTAGATTACCTGAAATGGTTGAAACTCGTGTCAAAACCCGACATCGCCGCAGAAATCGATGGTTGCGGTAACGAGATGGAAAGGGCTAGGAAGTACTGCGAATTGCTGCGCACACATCTGAAAGACTTAGTAAAGTTTATGAAAGAAATGCTCAAGAATACCGATCGCGCGGACACTATCGGTAACGAGCACAAGAAGATCGTACTGGATGTTCTGCTAAACTCCAGAATATTGTCGGACGATTTTGTGCGCGCTCTTGAAGGCATGAGCATGCAAGGCGGTGCGATCGTAAATGATAAGATTGAAGATTCCGTGGCAAAGAGTCGATCTGGGAATGTCGTGGAGACGTCGAAAAATCAAGGATCACAATCGGATTCGGAGACGTTCTCGGAACCCGACCGGACCGTCTCAATGGCCAGAATCGGCCTGCAGGAGAAGCAGCATAAGAATTTAAGCCGTTCTAGATTTACGAAATATACTAAAGCTTGCAGCGATTCCGAGGATTCCGCAGACTATATGTCTTATTATAAGATCTATCAGAACGATCTGAGCGATCTAGATGCAAGCCATCAAATACAGGAGCTAAAAGAAACGAATAATATGTTGTATTCTGAACTTAACGCCTTAAGAAACGATTTGATCACAAAAGCTTCTTTTGATTAT gtaaTTGATGAGAAATTAACGCCTTTTATTACGAAGTTAGAGAAATCACAAAAGTCTTGTGAGAAGCTACAAATTTCTCTGGAAAAGAGAATACACGAATTTCATACATTGAGAAAAGAGAATAAGCAGAATAGCGTTCGTAAAATGCATTTGGAGAAAAAGATTAACGATGTCGAACAAATTGCAAGCGAAATTACCAAACAGAAAACAGAACTCTTGCAGTACAAAGAAAATACTGAAAGAAAGACTACAGAAACTCTTGTAATACTTAATAAAGAGAACGAATCG ctGCGAGCGAGAATTAAACAGCTGGAGGAAGAAACGGAAACTGCCAAGACAACTATATCGACTCTCAGAAAAGAATTGGATCACCTCACTCTTTCACATAGTCAGATACTCGTAGAAAATACCAAATTGACAAATGACAAATTAAGACTTGAGCAAGATataagaaaaatggaaaatcgATATGATGTGTCGATTCGTTCgttgcataaaaaattcagCAAAGAG ATATGTGATCTCAATCAGATCAACGATTCACATAGAGCAAGAGTACGAGAACTCGAAACGGCGAATAAAGAGTTCAGGAGACATATGGCGATGTGCGAGGCTAGTGATTCGACGGCAAGCTCGAGCGGCGTATCGTCAATACCTACGGACGCCACGCTCAAGCGAACTTGCGATATTCTGCAGGAATATCAGTCTTATAAC GGCCCGCAGTTTTGGCAATCGACGAATTACTCTGCACTCGGAGGTCGGAGCAAGTCCAGTTGTTCACCAGATTTAGGCATAGAAAGTGATGCCGCTGTCACGACAATGAGACCTTTGAAAGACACATTAAAGATTACAGAATCTATGACTAATTTATTAAGCGACGAAGACAGTAATCACAGAACTCATGATTCAAACAGTGAAAGTCCATTACCGATAGAAG GTCTTGAAGAAGTAGAAGCTTTGAAACAAGAGAACGAAGCGTTAAAGCGAAGACTGATGAAAACTAGAAAAGCATTAGAAGATACGTTTGAACACTTAGCAGCCTCAAAcaagaataagaaaaatgttgaaaagGCCATAGTAAAGCAACTTATGGTCACGAAAGGTATTCTTAAAAAGACGAGGACATTCGAAGAACCTTTGGACAATTAA
- the Cnn gene encoding centrosomin isoform X3 — MGYGGITRAYSENSSGDREGPMARLGDGGSRTGYGRTMKEYEDELSNLKKENFQLKLRIYLLEEGNPARNGMNFSDEDVIKTNVELKEELEKLRNELMEKQVLLNQAARAFKLYEEQKAATARTQDEYQQSFEKEREKVIKLERELEGYREKEIDISTYYKETFGITPEQALKNAEKLRQMEELVFSLEAEMKQITGSLEEERNWAQELENERDQFRERLNMEIHLREEQDNNREKIFKELCDEVKELKDQVLKKDCIIEQYKNDLVEKDRLVKQKNTLLEEKCQAYEEISQVSEKRKKQIIQLRGSVKTRDDALTEINIKHRALLSQCENNYGKRSPPNSPSALTSCANDCLSLSMGQKVPCVQSTTKYDDSFDSEWNKELVAANSLSSPLENGNSKEIRHLIKELEERDNKLKQVEDIRKQLILKLCNAQKEAENSNQKLKKIELEHQKAIKAIQGFIEREQEMEKTNFYKERQIVELETELRKKRNNNGLVSLKDLGVKNADDIENDSKQQRFEEMESKISDLRDQIETIKAEKNLLEKRTQVEFKEFQVRLLDKEQTIEDLKMEKQIITEDLKTKIAELDKLKHVNEINNVNETNTTYYCDDTLGKEDLVEQLNQRNAEIEEKNSKIEQLTKELQVSTQNLQMLINTELWSKNKEIAKLHNHMTASYNDKNRNKPDIIQETGSSLQLTSLIHELNEIGVKVNFTNDIVQLNYINGDETVDVKMLSESVQRLTNQRNDLEKEVDYLKWLKLVSKPDIAAEIDGCGNEMERARKYCELLRTHLKDLVKFMKEMLKNTDRADTIGNEHKKIVLDVLLNSRILSDDFVRALEGMSMQGGAIVNDKIEDSVAKSRSGNVVETSKNQGSQSDSETFSEPDRTVSMARIGLQEKQHKNLSRSRFTKYTKACSDSEDSADYMSYYKIYQNDLSDLDASHQIQELKETNNMLYSELNALRNDLITKASFDYVIDEKLTPFITKLEKSQKSCEKLQISLEKRIHEFHTLRKENKQNSVRKMHLEKKINDVEQIASEITKQKTELLQYKENTERKTTETLVILNKENESLRARIKQLEEETETAKTTISTLRKELDHLTLSHSQILVENTKLTNDKLRLEQDIRKMENRYDVSIRSLHKKFSKEICDLNQINDSHRARVRELETANKEFRRHMAMCEASDSTASSSGVSSIPTDATLKRTCDILQEYQSYNGPQFWQSTNYSALGGRSKSSCSPDLGIESDAAVTTMRPLKDTLKITESMTNLLSDEDSNHRTHDSNSESPLPIEGLEEVEALKQENEALKRRLMKTRKALEDTFEHLAASNKNKKNVEKAIVKQLMVTKGILKKTRTFEEPLDN, encoded by the exons ATGGGATACG GTGGAATCACAAGAGCATATAGTGAAAATTCCTCTGGAGATAGAGAAGGACCGATGGCACGATTAGGAgatggtggaagtagaacgggTTACGGTAGAACTATGAAAGAATACGAGGATGAATTGAGTAATCTAAAGAAGGAGAATTTCCAATTGAAACTGCGAATTTATCTCCTCGAAGAGGGAAATCCCGCAAGAAATGGCATGAATTTTTCTGACGAAGATGTGATTAAAACAAATGTAGAATTAAAG GAAGAGTTGGAGAAATTGAGAAATGAATTAATGGAGAAACAGGTTCTTCTTAATCAGGCAGCTAgagcttttaaattatatgaagAACAGAAAGCGGCAACTGCTCGCACTCAAGATGAATATCAACAATCGTTtgaaaaagaacgagagaaagtaATTAAGCTCGAAAGAG aATTAGAAGGATATcgagaaaaggaaatagaTATATCCACGTATTACAAGGAAACATTTGGTATTACTCCAGAACAAGCATTAAAAAATGCTGAGAAGTTACGACAAATGGAAGAACTAGTGTTTTCTCTTGAAGCAGAG ATGAAACAGATAACTGGCAGTTTGGAAGAAGAACGCAATTGGGCACAAGAACTTGAAAACGAAAGAGATCAATTTAGAGAACGATTAAATATGGAAATACATCTGCGAGAAGAGCAAGATAATaatcgagaaaaaatttttaaagaactaTGCGATGAAGTAAAGGAGCTGAAGGATCAAGTGTTGAAAAAAGATTGTATTATAGAACAATATAAAAACGATCTCGTCGAAAAAGATAGACTGGTCAAACAAAAGAATACGTTATTAGAAGAGAAGTGTCAGGCTTATGAAGAAATCAGTCAGGTGtccgaaaaaagaaagaaacaaattattcAATTGAGAGGATCAGTAAAAACGCGCGATGATGCTCTCACAGAGATTAACATTAAGCATCGTGCACTGTTATCAcag tgtgaaaataattacggcaAGCGTTCACCACCCAATAGTCCTTCAGCTTTAACTTCATGTGCAAACGATTGTTTATCGTTATCTATGGGACAGAAAGTACCTTGTGTTCAAAGTACAACGAAGTATGACGATTCTTTTGATAGCGAATGGAATAAAGAACTAGTGGCAGCGAATAGTTTGAGCTCACCATTAGAAAATGGAAATTCCAAAGAAATTAGGCATCTAATAAAG GAACTGGAGGAAAGggacaataaattaaaacaggTTGAAGATATTAGAAAAcaactaatattaaaattgtgcaACGCTCAGAAGGAAGCAGAAAACTCGAATCAAAAACTGAAAAAGATAGAACTCGAGCACCAGAAGGCCATTAAAGCGATACAAGGTTTTATAGAGCGAGAacaagaaatggaaaaaactAATTTCTACAAAGAACGTCAGATTGTGGAATTGGAGACTGAGTTacgtaagaaaagaaataacaacGGTCTCGTTTCGTTAAAGGATCTCGGTGTTAAGAACGCAGACGATATTGAAAACGACTCTAAACAG CAACGTTTCGAAGAAATGGAAAGCAAGATTAGCGACTTGCGGGATCAAATTGAGACGATAAAAGCTGAGAAAAATCTTCTGGAGAAACGTACGCAAGTCGAGTTCAAa GAATTTCAAGTTCGCCTTCTCGATAAGGAGCAAACGATTGAAGATCTGAAGATGGAGAAACAGATCATTACGGAAGATTTAAAAACCAAAATTGCTGAACTCGATAAGCTTAAGCATGTCAATGAGATAAATAATGTGAATGAAACTAACACCACATATTATTGTGACGATACCTTGGGGAAAGAAGATCTGGTTGAACAATTAAATCAACGAAATGCCGAGATCGAGGAAAAGAATAGTAAGATCGAACAGTTGACGAAGGAACTGCAAGTATCGACTCAGAATTTGCAAATGCTAATCAACACAGAACTGTGGAGTAAGAATAAGGAAATTGCCAAGCTGCACAATCATATGACAGCATCGTATAATGATAAGAACCGTAATAAACCCGACATTATCCAAGAAACTGGCAGCAGCTTGCAATTGACAAGTTTGATTCACGAATTGAACGAGATCGGGGTTAAAGTAAATTTCACAAATGATATCGTTCAACTCAATTACATAAATGGAGATGAAACGGTAGACGTAAAGATGTTAAGTGAAAGCGTTCAGAGGCTGACGAACCAACGAAACGATCTAGAAAAAGAAGTAGATTACCTGAAATGGTTGAAACTCGTGTCAAAACCCGACATCGCCGCAGAAATCGATGGTTGCGGTAACGAGATGGAAAGGGCTAGGAAGTACTGCGAATTGCTGCGCACACATCTGAAAGACTTAGTAAAGTTTATGAAAGAAATGCTCAAGAATACCGATCGCGCGGACACTATCGGTAACGAGCACAAGAAGATCGTACTGGATGTTCTGCTAAACTCCAGAATATTGTCGGACGATTTTGTGCGCGCTCTTGAAGGCATGAGCATGCAAGGCGGTGCGATCGTAAATGATAAGATTGAAGATTCCGTGGCAAAGAGTCGATCTGGGAATGTCGTGGAGACGTCGAAAAATCAAGGATCACAATCGGATTCGGAGACGTTCTCGGAACCCGACCGGACCGTCTCAATGGCCAGAATCGGCCTGCAGGAGAAGCAGCATAAGAATTTAAGCCGTTCTAGATTTACGAAATATACTAAAGCTTGCAGCGATTCCGAGGATTCCGCAGACTATATGTCTTATTATAAGATCTATCAGAACGATCTGAGCGATCTAGATGCAAGCCATCAAATACAGGAGCTAAAAGAAACGAATAATATGTTGTATTCTGAACTTAACGCCTTAAGAAACGATTTGATCACAAAAGCTTCTTTTGATTAT gtaaTTGATGAGAAATTAACGCCTTTTATTACGAAGTTAGAGAAATCACAAAAGTCTTGTGAGAAGCTACAAATTTCTCTGGAAAAGAGAATACACGAATTTCATACATTGAGAAAAGAGAATAAGCAGAATAGCGTTCGTAAAATGCATTTGGAGAAAAAGATTAACGATGTCGAACAAATTGCAAGCGAAATTACCAAACAGAAAACAGAACTCTTGCAGTACAAAGAAAATACTGAAAGAAAGACTACAGAAACTCTTGTAATACTTAATAAAGAGAACGAATCG ctGCGAGCGAGAATTAAACAGCTGGAGGAAGAAACGGAAACTGCCAAGACAACTATATCGACTCTCAGAAAAGAATTGGATCACCTCACTCTTTCACATAGTCAGATACTCGTAGAAAATACCAAATTGACAAATGACAAATTAAGACTTGAGCAAGATataagaaaaatggaaaatcgATATGATGTGTCGATTCGTTCgttgcataaaaaattcagCAAAGAG ATATGTGATCTCAATCAGATCAACGATTCACATAGAGCAAGAGTACGAGAACTCGAAACGGCGAATAAAGAGTTCAGGAGACATATGGCGATGTGCGAGGCTAGTGATTCGACGGCAAGCTCGAGCGGCGTATCGTCAATACCTACGGACGCCACGCTCAAGCGAACTTGCGATATTCTGCAGGAATATCAGTCTTATAAC GGCCCGCAGTTTTGGCAATCGACGAATTACTCTGCACTCGGAGGTCGGAGCAAGTCCAGTTGTTCACCAGATTTAGGCATAGAAAGTGATGCCGCTGTCACGACAATGAGACCTTTGAAAGACACATTAAAGATTACAGAATCTATGACTAATTTATTAAGCGACGAAGACAGTAATCACAGAACTCATGATTCAAACAGTGAAAGTCCATTACCGATAGAAG GTCTTGAAGAAGTAGAAGCTTTGAAACAAGAGAACGAAGCGTTAAAGCGAAGACTGATGAAAACTAGAAAAGCATTAGAAGATACGTTTGAACACTTAGCAGCCTCAAAcaagaataagaaaaatgttgaaaagGCCATAGTAAAGCAACTTATGGTCACGAAAGGTATTCTTAAAAAGACGAGGACATTCGAAGAACCTTTGGACAATTAA